AACAttacttttatgaaataattacaacCATTAGATCGTTCCAAAATTTAATCCGCACCGTTTAAAAGTATTGGACATCCATTTCTTTTCAAATAATGGAGAGAATCCGGACCGGGTATAAAAAAATTCAATGGAACGAGAAAGTAGCGATTAATTTACTTACTAGGCAAGGTAAGGATGAAGGGCAACGGAAAGGGCGACTTTGGAACCATTACTGATATCGGGCATACTTATAACATAATCCTTGTACATGGGAATACCCAAACCTCCAGCCTCCCTCCAAATGTCAAGATACTCCTCCGCAACATAACCACCAATATACACACACATCACCCTCTCTTTAATCCCTGTGACATTAAGACTCATCTCCCGCAAAAGAAGCCGCACCACGTAATCAAACCCCGGATCCACCTGGAATGACCACGTAAGGTTCTTCCCCAAATTTAACGCTGGCGCTCTGTCTCCCAACATCCTGAACGTCTCGTACACTATCTTAGGGGCCACGTATGGTGGTGTCTTCTCAGTGTAGTTTACCGTTAAATTGCTACCCATCCCTGCCAATGGCTGGAACTTCACACCTCGAGCACCTACTACGTACTGCTCATCTGCCTCCCATTTACGCTTCATACCCCCAGGATTGTCGTCATTCCTATCCACGTTCTCTCCTCCCACGTTTAGCCTGTAAGCTGTCTGGAACGCCGTCGAATTGTGATCCAAGTAGTACTTATATGTGACATATAAGTAATTCAGGTTGGACTCGTTTATATACAAACCCTCCGGAATCGTTTCTATTTCTATACCGTTGATGTATCCCAAGGATGATCttgtattattatttattatacctGGAGAGAAGGTTAATTTGAGATTATTTTCACCATTTTGGAGGATGAGATGGAATTCATATTGTAGCGTAGTTTTTTGGAGCGAGTTGAGAAAAGGGTTGAAGTTGTGTAGAAGAGTATAGTTATTAGCAACGAGAGATGTCGAAAATAGGTGAGGAGGAGTGTTGTTGGAGGAAACATTTGGGAAGAAGTAGAGGCGTATGAATATAGGACCTGGAGTGATAGAGAAGGTGTAGGTGATATTAGACCAGAATACTCGAGCTGTTTTGTATGGCAGGTCATCCGCATCCATGCTGGCAACAGTTGAGACGGTGTTAAGGTTAGTCGGAGCGAAAGTAGGGTCATCGTCGCTTTGCCATACACGGTTGTCCAGCGAGTTAGACTTGGTGGACTTGGGTAGCCCACAATTGATGAGGAGTGGAGTGTCTAAGGCATCACTCTTGATACAACTTAATACAATTATAGTACTCAATAAGATCCTGATTCTATACTGATTCCAAATCATGACTTCAAGTTTATTACGAGTATTACTTTTAGTTTTGTACACCCAAAAATCAGAATGTGTTATCTCGATTATCAAGTGATTGTAGTTGTATAAAGTGTAATCGTGGGATGTTAATGATTTTAATTTTTAATGTACATCCCCGACTCGATTATGTGGATCTATGAGTCAAGTTGAAATGTCAAAAGATGTTGCATCAAATACAATTACTTTTGGCGCATTAGTAGAAATTAAAACATTTTAGGTCGTCGTATAGAGTTGCACAATTTAATAACAAGGCGTCGTGTAATACAAGTTGGGCTGGAATGCTACTGATGGATAtagaatttttttccaaaatggggttcaataacaaataaattaacgaaacgGGGTGAATTTGAAAGTAattaccaaaaatgggtccacgtaggctcggttttGATGAAGCTAGGTTCCGGATTATAGTCGCTCAGTTGGGCGACGACTTGAGGAAAAAACGCTCACCTGCTGAGCGACTTGgtatttttcgaaaaaaaaattaattttgtttGTGGAAGGAATCGAACCCGCGTCACTAGCGTTCCTCAATAGACTCCTAGCCACAGCACCAAAGTAATTACTTGAATATTTCATGCTCTTAAAAGTACATCTACCGTGCATTGAACAAGATGCAGAGCTTATGAGAAGTGATTAAAATATTTTCAGCGCTAAGTAGGCATAAATGTATGCCTAGAACAGTGGTTAGTAGATTAGTATTAATGTTATTGTTCCCAAGTTCGAGTCTAGTTAACTGCATTTTTctattaactttttttttttttttttttttttggaaaatgctATAGTCGCTGGGCTCTAAGCGACTTGGGCTTTAGTCGCTAAGCCCCTAAGCGACTTTGGCTAAAATACTTGGCCCTTAAAAACAACCGTAATTTCATGTCACCCAAGATGTAGTCGCTTAGTGGGAAAGCGACTTGAATACAAGTCTAGGTTCGGGtgtgacgtggacccattttgggtaataacTTTCAACAAAGCTCCATTTTgataatttttttgattttaagCCCTATTTTTGAAAAAATTCGATGGATATATCATATACGGAGTATGAGTTACTAAAATAACTAATGGAGTTGGGTCAGATTCTAGTGCGGTAGTCAAGCTTGATAACTTCCAAACCTACATTATTATCAACGTTAAAAAGAGGGGTCACGTCGTTGCATGGTTCCACTTTGCTAACATAGTTGTGTTATTTTGGACTCTCGTTAATTTTGCCATGCAAGACCCTCAAACAAGGACTCAGATTGGGTGGACTTGGGAAGCCCACAATTGATCAGGAGCCGAGTGTAAGGCATCACTTGTCATACAACTCACAACAATtatcagatttttttttttttttttggtctaaacaatTATCAGAATTAACAACTTGATGCTGCAATTCATTACTCTTAAATTTGTTAAATCAAAACACCAATTAATATAAATTCTgatattttattttgttaattaatGTTGGTGTGGAGTGTGGACTGTCAAGTGTCTTATTGTTAACAGCATATACAAATGGCCATAATACTAAAGTTGGTTAATGTGAATGGTAAGAACtcttttttcttaaaaaaatgCTCAAGGTTTCCATTCCTAACTCTTGGGTATGAAAAACTCAAACTTGAGAGAGGTCAATCTGTTAAATTGTCGTCACTAGGGGTGAACAAAAAATGGCCCGGACGGACCAGTCTGGTCCAGGCCGGATAAATACCGGTTCGGTCTCCGGATCCCAAAAAATATGGTGACCAGTCTCCGGTACGATCCACattaaaaaaaacaaatgaaaattCAATTTACCTTATAAATTAGTACCAGTCCGATCCAAACCTGGGAAAAACCGGACCTAAAAGGTTCCGGTCCACGGTCTTGGGGTTGGTGATtatccggtccggaccggttttggaccggtgaaCACCCCTAGCCGTCACTATCCCAAAGGAAATTGTCCCGCTATCGTTAAGACGGTAAGGATACTTTgttcaaaaaaaaatatatacaaatgGACAAAGTTAGTTTGTGGTTTGAGGATAAGTAGACTTGAAAAGTCAAGATGTTATGTGATACGCAACTTCAAAAAGACACGTGTTTGGCTCATTAGAAGACTTAACAAATCATTTTTTTTAGTTAGGGGACAAGTTAATATAGTCATTCAGTCATTCTTCAAACATGAATACAAACTAGAATCCACAAATTTTATAAACCACCCAAATTCATTACTATTATTATCCTCCCTCCAAGTAGCATCCACTAAAATATTAGTCTCAACACAATTATAATCAATACTAATAAAGTTACACCTATTACCAAGCCAAAggttcaacaaaaaaaaaaatccagatCATCCTGCAATGGTAAAGATACAACGTTACTTATCATATCCCATAATAtttatattaaaaaattattattatcagtaatttaaattacaaacacaattaaaacatcaatttatataacttttataacatttaataataaaataattaataaaaaactttatttttataattatgcgaatataattaatgtaaacattaaatatgactaaaatattaattttaaacttattttacttttgttttttatttttttttttaattaaaaaacaaaaaaGGTGTTAGAAATTATTTTTGACCTTATTCTGATCCTAATTCGATTTGTAACCCGTATTTGACCCGTTCCGCCTGACCTATTTAACAGGTCTAGCTGAAACGCCTAGCTTTATACATGCTCCCTAATTAAAGGAAAATTTTGTCCTACTCTTACATTCTACTCCTATGTTGGATTTGGATAGGCAATGAAAAAGTTGTATTTCGTTTTGAATCATGGAAAGTGGTTAATCGATATGAAACAACAAACAGATGTTTAGAGTCTCATACTTATGATCGAGTTATAAACTTATAACACTGTTGTATTCATGGACTATCTAACTTAAGATAATTCAACTACTCCTTCATTTCGGTCAATTTAGTCACCGGATGGAGTTTCACTGAAGTAGAACAGTACATTACTGAAAAATGATGGTGCATAGTTTTCATACATTTGGGCCTTTGGGGTAGAGCTGGCAaaagctgacccgacccgaggaacccgacccgacccgcccgaaacccgacccgatacaacccgaaaattgggtgaaccgaaaccgaaccgacccgaaccgaaccgacccgataaccgataacaacCTTACTTTCTCCAACCCGAACCCGACctgaaccgacccgacccgacccgtgacccgatattttctcaacccgatagatgacccgataatgaactagtttaataatggtttaaataacaccaaattgttatttatcttaattattttcacttaaaactacaattaatacacctgcctattatttaaacataaaattaccatctaaaacgaaatatataagataaaatatatgctgataacctgacccgacactgacccgctaatgacccgacccgacttgccacccgttgatgacccgacccgaagacGACCCGACATGAACCGAACCGACCCGAACCCGTCAATGACCCGAcataacccgaacccgatatgacccgacccgctttgacccgacccgtaaccgacccgagtgacccgattgccacctctactttGGGGATTAGTTGTACATAAAAAATGAAGGGGCTTCCACTAGAAAGCAACAGTTTGCACCTATGCTAAATGATTGACTATTGATTTTAGCCCTATACCGGAGTGAAGACATTTTTCTCTTTCGTTGTTTCCTTCTCTTCGTCGCTCCCCTGTCCTCCATTAAGGCGATTTTGAAGCATCTTGTGCTCGGAGGAAAGGTTTTTCTTGGCTTTACGGCTGCCCTCAATTTTCCAAAGGTTCCATACCTTGGTCTTGGGAGGTGGAGACGTATCTCCAGCGATCAACCCCGGCTTACCATCATTAATGACATCATCTACTAGTTCATTACATATACGGTTCATAATCGCAAGTAGAAAAAAAATTTGCACATGCATAAAAATGTAGACTAACAAGGACGGACGGCAAAATTTCATCTAGCCCGTAGATCAAAGATCTCAGAAAATACTGAACCCGACTTGACCGCCATATGAGAATTTGTAACAGCAGTATTACTAGCGACAGTCGATCCTTGAGTATCAATACCAACTGCTCTACTTTCGGAAACATACTCCCCAAATGAAATTGTGGAAGCACCATTTTCACCACCACAAGTAGCATTACTACTAATCGTGAAATCCACCATTAGACTAACATCACCAGTGTTCTCGGCGGTTTGTTGAAGTGTTAGCATGAATTCTAAACTCAATACTACGTCCCTCATGGAGGGACGTTCATCGCGATTAACCCTTATACACAACTCTGCAATCTCCCCAAATTTACTTAGACACTCGTGTGTGATTTGACCCGTTAGAGTAGGATCGACTATAGTGTAGAGGATCCCTTTTGTGTAGCAAGCTCGAACATTAGGAAGGTTAAGTTCAACAGCTGGTCGGGCACATAGGACTTCAAATAACATGACTCCAAATGAATAAACATCCGACTTCTCAGTTAATTGTCCACGTTGATAATACTCGGGATCCAAATACCCAAAGCTGCCTTTAACAATAGTACTAACATGGCCCACTCCTGTATCACTTGCAGGACCCACTTTCGAGAGCCCAAAGTCTGACACCTTGGCGGTCCACTTGTCATCGAGCAAAATATTAGTGGACTTGACATCACGGTGAATGATCAACTGTTGTGTTCCCCCATGGAGATATTCTAGCCCACGAGCCGACCCTAGGCAAATCATCAAACGTTGGTTCCATGATAATACTTCATTTTTGCATGTTTCTTTAGCGTCCCTGTAATTTAAGTGGTCACGAAGGGTACCACGGGGCATGTACTCGTATAGCAATATCATCTCTCCCTTTTCGTCACAATACCCGATCAAGGACACCAAATGTTTGTGACGCAGTTTTGAAAGCATCTCAATTTCAGTCAGGAACTCTTGCTCTCCCTGTTTGGATATCGGGTTTAGTCGTTTGACAGCCACATGAGTGGCTCCACCATCTATGCAACCTTTGTACACCTTTCCAAACCCGCCCCGGCCAATGATAAAGTTTTGATCGAAGTCACGTGTGGCAACCCTTATCTGGGTCAACGAGAAACGTCGACACAGATCGGTTTGTATGGACGGTCTAGACGAGTTGGCCGATGTAAATAGCTTCTTATGCTGTTGTTGTCTGCGTCGAAACAAAGCAAATAGAAGAACAGAATCTAGTATTGAAACACCAATGACACTTCCTATAATAATGATAGTCATACTGATTGAACTTTTATGGCTTGGAGTTTGATTTAGTGAAGTTGTGTCGGTACCATTGTAAGGTGGATTTGGAACTGCAAGATTTCTAGTTGTATTGCTCAACTTCAGGATTTCCAAACCATTCAAAGACGCATCTGTAATACTAAACAAGGATAACAAACAAATAATGCAAAAGCTGTTAGACAAATTACGAGTAATGTTATACTCCTTACTAGTTTAAAAATACATTTGTTTGAGAAGATGATTCTAATATCCAGGATCAATCAATTATAAGAAATATAGATTATAAGAAAtatagaattattattattataataagatATAGTGGTCATCAGCATTCTCTGAGAAGCTAGTTGAGACGGTGTTGAGGTCAGACTGAGCGAAATCAGGGTCGTCATCGCTCTGCCATACACGACCGTCGGAGAGGGATTTAGATTGGGTGGACTTGGGAAGGCCACAATTGATGAGGAGCGAGGTGTCGTTAAAGGCATCACTTGTTATACAACTCCAAACAATCATTAGAAATAATAACTTGAAGCAATTATGCATTATTACTCTTAAATTTGTTAAATCGAAACACCAATTAATATAAATTCTgatattttattttgttaattaaaGTTGCTTATTGTTAACGGCATATACAAATGGACACAGTTAGTTTTGAGGATAACTAGACTTGAAAAGTCAAGATGTTATGTGCCACCCAACTATAAAAAGACATGTGTTTTGGCTCACTAGAAGACTTGACACATTGTTTGGTCGAAAAATCAAGCGGCATAAGTGCTTGTCATTGCCTGTACTTGTCCATGACTGTCAATTGTGAATTTTGGTAGGAGGTAGTGTGTGTTGTGCGGAAGTGTGAATATTTTGTGTTAGTTTTTTGCTTCATTCGTGTTCATAGAAcgtaatagtacgatattgtccgctttgggccaaacactcacggatttactcttggactagtattatattttctggacacttataaagatgatatTTCACCTTTACATTATcgatgtgggacatgggtttgcaccctaacaattcTCCTCTCAAACCAAGGACTatcatcttgactcggaccttgacctctATGGAGAACTCCTACATTCTATAGCCTCAACTTCTAGACACCCGAAACATCACAAgccttgataacctccccttagccgACACACTATACTACCACGAGCCATATCTTGCACCACATGTGATGGGCTATGGTGCCCTATTAGATGGGCTATGTACTGTTTGCACCTATGGTGCCCTATTAGATGGCCTATGTAAAAACTAAAAATGCTCAACTTAATGAGGCAGTGGCATTACGCCATTACTTCAGTTGGGAGCCAAAGTGAGGTTGTATTACTAACTTCTGCCCAAGGCTCTGTCTGGGGTTACAGAGATCCGATCCTTCGGGCTTTTCACTGGAAAGGGGAGCCATTACTCTAACCTTACTCGCTCTTTATCACCAGACAAATTTTACTGGCGCTCTTATTTTCTTAATTTATTGACAATTGTGAATTTTGGTGGAAGGTAATATGGATGAATTAAAAAGCTTTGTGCAGCTACCCTTGATAGATGTGGCAATATAAGTGGAGCAGCCAACTTTGATCGGCGTTATTGCTGAGCTATGGCAAATACAAGACCAAGACGGTAAAAGAAGAGGGAGCAGTGCTAAATAGATTTGACGGTAAGATGAACAACCTCCTTTTTTTAACTACGTTACTTATTAGCAGCTTTTGCATTATATTAGATGAAAAGTTAAGGTCTTTCTTTTCCTCTGTATTCTAGATGAAAAAGTTACTGTACCATAGATACAAGATTGTCTAATTTTTCTGATTATAAGTGGTTTCGGGAGGATTGGTTTATAAAGACAAATTTAATGAACATGACGGATTATCGATTAATGAACAAATACTTGAAGAATTACCAGCCAAAATTTGTTCTTGCCTGACTACTTAAAAAAGTAGAAAaaagtgaagaaattataataaaAAACAGAGCAAAAATAGAACAAGAAGATGACTGGATAGCGAAGAACTTGGTTAGTCTGTAGTGAATGTCCAACACCCTAATGATAGAGCCGAGGAAGCCAACCGCGTGGGTAACAACTGCTCCTAAATAGATCACCATGAGCTTGTCGGATAAGACCGTTTTAGGGAGTTTGCTTTCGAGGCTGCTTAAACCCATCAACACCAAAAACACCATCTTGTTAACCCGAACAAAATTCCCGTTACCTTCACCTCTCTCCATCTTCAGAAAACACAGTAATTTGTGATATATATAATGATAATAGATCGTCCTAAACTTTTCAATGTTTACCTTAATTTTGGTGGGCCGAATCCCACCCTTAAACAACACATTCTCTCGTTTAATAAAGCTTACAACGGGTCAAATAATATAATAAGTAAAATGCTTAGATGCTCTCTATACAATTGAGATATTTTTTACCGGTTTTTTAAGAGAGACTAGTGTAAAATTAACTTTTCTAGTTTTCTTTGTTCGGTATTATTCTCGTACCGACTTTCATAATTGTCTAGACTATTTTACAATTAGTTTTAAAGTTCATGGAGTGTATAACACTGACAGAATTTTCTGCTAGTGTTCTCATCTTCCTACTCTCTCAAAATTATTTATGATCAAGTTCGTTTCCATTTAAATATTATTAAGTTAAACACACGGAAACTGATCTTGTAATTAAATTAAGTCAGGCATATAATTAATTTAGTTTTATTAGAATAAATCACATGGTAGGTATATCATCAAAAAAGTTTACAAGAAGGTCGAGATTAGTCGGATTGAAGAACAAACTATCCAAATTCGGAAGTGACCCGGGTATAGTAATTTGAGATAACCAAGGAACATGTTCTTCTAGTAACTCTTCTGACGACAAAGTCGAGCCTATAGTTCCATCTTCGCTTGACATGTCATCCTTAATTACTTTTCCATCATATACGTTCGAGAGTATGTCatagttttcaatttttttatgttCGAAATTTTTTGTAACCTTGATTACTTTGGACCGTTTTCTCCTTGGTATAACAAGAGGTAATATATCATCATGTTGGATATTGCACGAAACCTTGGGTGGTCTACCTCTTTTGCGATTAATtgatgatgatgtctcttgaagAACAATTTCCATTGACTAAAGAAGCAATTATAGGTAAAATTAGTGAAGAGTAATTAAGATTTGGAAGTGTGACGAGAAAATAAGACGATGTAATGCTTTAAAACCCTTGAAAAACTTGTTTATCTAACTTTTGCACGTCCAGATACAAAGAATCGTTGAGGTGAATAGAATAGTTAATACAATAATCCAATAAAGGAGTGGTTTTATAAGTTTTTTTCACCAAAGAATCTATTAGGATTaggaaattttgattttttttaataataataaatagggAAGTGAGTAAGATTAGGAATTTTTGAAGTAAATAAATATTGACATCTTATTTAGAGTCATAAATATGACTTTGCCATAATATAACCTTGTATATGAGAATATATGCAACATCGTTGAAAACGTAAGCTAATAAGGACGGATGACAAAATTTCATCTAGCCCGTAGATCAAAGATCTCAGAAAAGACTGAACCCGACTTGACCTCCATATGAGAATTTGTAACAACAGTATTAACACCAACTGCTCTGCTTTCGCAAACATATTCCCCAAATGAAATTGTGGAAGCACCATTTTCACCGCCACTAGTAGCATTACTACTAATAGTAAGTTCCACCATTGGACTACCATCACTAGTGTTCTCTCCGTCTTGTTGAAGTGTTAGCATGAATTCTAAACTCCATACTACGTCCCTCATCGAGGGACGTTCATCGCGATTGACTCTTACGCACAACTCTGCTATCTCTCCAAATTTACTTAGACACTCAGGTGTGATTTGACCCGTTAGAGTAGGATCGACTATAGTGTAGAGGATCCCTTTTGTGTAGCAAGCTCGAACCTTAGGAAGGTTAAGTTCAACTGCTGGTCGGGCACATAGGATCGGACTTCAAATAACATGACTCCAAATGAATAAACATCCGACTTCTCAGTTAATTGTCCACGTTTATAATAGTCTGGATCCAAATACCCAAAGCTACCTTTAACAGTAGTGCTAACGTGGCCCACGCCTGTATCACTTGCAGGACCGACTTTCGAGAGCCCAAAGTCTGACACCTTGGCGGTCCATTTGTCATCGAGCAAGATATTGGTGGACTTGACATCACGGTGAATGATCAACTGTTTTGTTCCCCCATGGAGATATTATAGCCCACGAGCCGATCCTAGGCAAATCATCAAACGTTGGTTCCATGATAATACTTGATTGTTGTTTGTTCCCTTAGTGTCCTTGTAATTCAAGTGGTCACGAAGGGTGCCACGGGGCATGTACTGGTATATCAATATCATCTCTCCCTTTTCATCACAATACCCGATCAAGGACACCAAATGTCTGTGACGCAGTCTTGAAAGCATCTCAATTTCAGTAAGGAACTCTTGCTCTCCCTGTTTGGATGTCGGGTTTAGTCGTTTGACAGCCACAAGAGTGGCTCCACCATCTATGCAACCTTTGTACACTTTGCCAAACCCACCCCGGCCAATGATTAAGTTCTGATCGAAGTCACAAGTGGAAACCCTTATCTGGGTCAACGAGAAATGTCGACAAAGATCAGTTGGTAAGGATGGTCTAGACGAGTTGGCCGATGTAAATAGCTTCTTATGCTGTTGTCTGTGTCGAAAGTGTTGGAACTATGCCCCAGAGCAATCGTTATGAAACGTTTTTGAACAAATTTCATACAGTGTAATTATTAATGGAGATTAATAATTAGATGGCtttttcttattatcttattaaggTAT
The Silene latifolia isolate original U9 population chromosome 11, ASM4854445v1, whole genome shotgun sequence genome window above contains:
- the LOC141612503 gene encoding receptor-like protein kinase FERONIA, whose translation is MTIIIIGSVIGVSILDSVLLFALFRRRQQQHKKLFTSANSSRPSIQTDLCRRFSLTQIRVATRDFDQNFIIGRGGFGKVYKGCIDGGATHVAVKRLNPISKQGEQEFLTEIEMLSKLRHKHLVSLIGYCDEKGEMILLYEYMPRGTLRDHLNYRDAKETCKNEVLSWNQRLMICLGSARGLEYLHGGTQQLIIHRDVKSTNILLDDKWTAKVSDFGLSKVGPASDTGVGHVSTIVKGSFGYLDPEYYQRGQLTEKSDVYSFGVMLFEVLCARPAVELNLPNVRACYTKGILYTIVDPTLTGQITHECLSKFGEIAELCIRVNRDERPSMRDVVLSLEFMLTLQQTAENTGDVSLMVDFTISSNATCGGENGASTISFGEYVSESRAVGIDTQGSTVASNTAVTNSHMAVKSGSVFSEIFDLRAR